Below is a genomic region from Thermodesulfovibrionales bacterium.
TCTATATAATGATGATGTCAAGTAAAATATTAATTTGAATTCTTGTGATTCAAAAACCCACGTCTGCCATGCTATGTTATCTTTAAGCCATGCGGTGGCCAGCGACATAGCTGAGGCCAGAGAGATTCAGGAGAGTCTCAGGAAAAAGATAAGAATAGCCCATCTGCGAAAGACTCCCCGATTCGTTGCAGGGGTTGACGCGGCATTTACGGAGGACATGGTCATCGGTGTCGCGTGCCTTTATCAATATCCTGAGATGATTCATTTGGAGAATGCTCATGCGGTCGCGGAGATTTCGTTTCCATACGTCCCGGGTTTCCTGACGTTTCGGGAAGGGCCTGCTATTATCACCGCTCTCTCCCGGCTCACCAAAAAACCTGACCTCATCCTCGTCGACGGACAGGGGATAGCACATCCGAAGGGGATCGGTATAGCATCTCACCTCGGGGTGCTCTTGAAGATGCCGACCATAGGGTGCGCAAAATCGAGGCTTATTGGAGAATACACGGAGCCGGGAAAGAACCGCGGGGAATGGTCGCCTCTCCGCTATAAC
It encodes:
- the nfi gene encoding deoxyribonuclease V (cleaves DNA at apurinic or apyrimidinic sites), with translation MASDIAEAREIQESLRKKIRIAHLRKTPRFVAGVDAAFTEDMVIGVACLYQYPEMIHLENAHAVAEISFPYVPGFLTFREGPAIITALSRLTKKPDLILVDGQGIAHPKGIGIASHLGVLLKMPTIGCAKSRLIGEYTEPGKNRGEWSPLRYNGKIVGSVLRTRDNTRALFVSPGHKINIEECREIVLNCATGYRIPEPLRRADRISRALKRKFSEMESL